TTCGTTGGTTCCACTGACATACTATTTTCTCGGTTACTTATTACGACTATTACAAATCCGATAACAAGTATACAAAATAAAGTACTTTTTTTATCGGCTCATCAAAAGAGAAGCAAAAGTTTTATGCCGGAACCGTCTTTTTCTGGTGCATCCAAACCCTTTGACGACGCTCTGCCGAACATCAGGGAACTGAACCGGCAGGAGCTTGAGCACCTCATGCAGCGCCTCGGTCAACCGGCCTACCGCGCCCGACAGCTGCACCAGTGGCTTTACAGCCATCAGGCTCTCAGTTTCGAAGACATGACCTCGTTCGGCAAGAAGTTGCGCGAACAACTGGCGGGCTCCTGGGCCATCCGCCCAGCTACGCTTGATGCTACTGAAACCGAACCAGCCCAGTGCGCTGCACCCGGCGCTATTCCGACCTCCAAATTTCTCGTAAAGCTGGATGACGGTGTGCTGATCGAAAGCGTCCTGATCCCTTCGGAAGAGCGCATGACCGCCTGCATCTCCTCGCAGGTCGGCTGTGCGCTGCGCTGCACCTTCTGCGCCACCGGGCAGATGGGCTTCAAACGTGACCTCGTGGCCCCGGAAATCACCGATCAGGTGTTCCTGCTCCAGCAGGAAGCCCACCGGCTGTATGGCCGGGGGATCACCAACACTGTATTCATGGGCATGGGCGAGCCGCTGCTGAACCTCGACAACGTGTTCGAATCGATCTCCACGCTCACCGAGCAGGAGTACCGTTTCAGCATTTCCGAGCGGAAAATCACCATCTCCACCGTAGGCCTCGTGCCGGAAATCGGCAGGATTGCCACATCAGGGCTCAAGACCAAGCTTGCAATCTCGCTACACAGCGCAGACCAGGCCACGCGGGAGCGAATGATGCCGGTGGCAGCCGATTACCCGCTGGACGAACTCTCCAGGGCAATCTCGGCCTACAACACCAAAACCGGCCAGCCGGTCACGCTCGTTTACATGCTGCTCGAGGGAATCAACGACGCCCCTGAAGACGCGCGAAAACTGGCCCGTTTTGCAAAGCGGGGCTTGTGCAAAATTAATTTGATTGAT
This portion of the Chlorobaculum parvum NCIB 8327 genome encodes:
- the rlmN gene encoding 23S rRNA (adenine(2503)-C(2))-methyltransferase RlmN, whose protein sequence is MPEPSFSGASKPFDDALPNIRELNRQELEHLMQRLGQPAYRARQLHQWLYSHQALSFEDMTSFGKKLREQLAGSWAIRPATLDATETEPAQCAAPGAIPTSKFLVKLDDGVLIESVLIPSEERMTACISSQVGCALRCTFCATGQMGFKRDLVAPEITDQVFLLQQEAHRLYGRGITNTVFMGMGEPLLNLDNVFESISTLTEQEYRFSISERKITISTVGLVPEIGRIATSGLKTKLAISLHSADQATRERMMPVAADYPLDELSRAISAYNTKTGQPVTLVYMLLEGINDAPEDARKLARFAKRGLCKINLIDYNAIVNLKFRPGYGSAKSMFIERLLDAGLHVTVRKSQGATINAACGQLATRSGNDGAKP